The following proteins are co-located in the Desmospora profundinema genome:
- a CDS encoding SDR family NAD(P)-dependent oxidoreductase produces the protein MKTLQEQLSLTGKTALVTGGAGYLGSSISETLAELGADVIIASRNLQKCREWCEKLRRRFPSIQATPLKIDLIDPHSVQLAFETIHQQTSGLDILVNNAWSGRKSSLESATEESWRHDLEMSLTSVFRCVRHAIPGLKKKRGVILNITSMYGHVAPDYRLYQGNQHVNPPGYGAAKAGVIQLSKYMASFLSPYGIRVNCLSPGPFPHPEAQQDKVFMQRLAERNPLGRIGQPEELKGAVALMCSDASSYMTGQHLSVDGGWSIW, from the coding sequence ATGAAAACATTACAGGAGCAGTTATCCTTAACCGGCAAAACGGCACTTGTCACGGGAGGAGCCGGATACCTCGGATCTTCTATTTCTGAAACGCTGGCGGAACTTGGAGCGGATGTGATCATCGCCAGCCGAAACCTGCAAAAGTGCCGGGAATGGTGCGAAAAATTACGGCGTCGTTTTCCATCCATCCAGGCCACTCCATTAAAAATCGACCTGATCGACCCACACTCCGTCCAATTGGCTTTTGAAACCATCCATCAACAAACGAGCGGATTAGATATTCTCGTTAATAATGCCTGGTCCGGAAGGAAAAGTTCCTTGGAATCCGCAACAGAGGAGAGTTGGCGCCATGATCTGGAGATGAGTCTAACCTCGGTATTCCGCTGTGTCCGACATGCCATACCCGGATTGAAAAAAAAACGAGGGGTCATTCTCAACATCACATCCATGTATGGGCACGTCGCACCGGATTACCGGTTGTATCAAGGAAACCAGCATGTCAATCCCCCCGGCTACGGAGCAGCTAAAGCCGGTGTCATTCAATTATCCAAATACATGGCCAGCTTTCTATCCCCCTACGGAATACGAGTCAATTGTCTCAGCCCTGGTCCATTCCCCCACCCGGAAGCACAACAGGACAAAGTTTTTATGCAGCGTCTGGCAGAAAGAAATCCCCTCGGTCGGATCGGGCAACCCGAAGAACTAAAAGGAGCCGTCGCCCTGATGTGTTCCGACGCGTCCAGTTATATGACCGGCCAACATCTTTCCGTCGACGGCGGCTGGTCCATATGGTGA
- a CDS encoding Gfo/Idh/MocA family protein produces the protein MVQAGWKVIHQYLKVRDPADFGIGNVRVTHAWTQDQRMTRLLCQACHISHPVARPVEMLGEVDAVIIARDDLGSRLPLALPFLKAGLPVFIDKPLSVDIEELRQLRPYLESGKLMSCSGMRYAPEMDSLRRNPKSLGALRLIRGTIVHSWEHYGIHLIDLASPLLSAPALSVYALRAAHTSVAVSLSDGSLFHIDTLGDSTPFYSLQIWGAEGRLDLEIRDRFTMFRRMLWHFFQSIQTGIPSIPPSETLEAMKILIAGRTSIQQKREVKMDEIRL, from the coding sequence ATGGTTCAAGCAGGATGGAAGGTTATTCATCAGTATTTAAAGGTGCGGGATCCAGCCGATTTTGGCATAGGAAACGTCCGGGTCACTCACGCGTGGACCCAGGATCAACGGATGACCCGCCTTCTCTGTCAAGCGTGTCATATTTCGCACCCCGTCGCCCGGCCCGTGGAAATGCTCGGTGAAGTGGATGCGGTTATTATTGCCCGGGACGACCTCGGCTCCCGTCTTCCCCTTGCTCTCCCGTTTCTCAAAGCGGGGCTCCCTGTCTTCATCGACAAACCCTTATCTGTTGACATAGAAGAATTAAGACAACTGCGTCCCTACTTGGAATCGGGAAAATTAATGTCTTGTTCGGGAATGCGCTATGCCCCGGAAATGGACTCCCTGCGTAGAAACCCAAAATCACTGGGGGCTTTAAGGTTAATCCGCGGCACCATCGTTCATTCATGGGAACATTATGGTATTCACTTAATCGACCTGGCCTCCCCTCTGTTATCCGCCCCCGCTTTAAGCGTATATGCCCTTAGAGCGGCTCATACATCCGTAGCCGTATCCTTGTCGGATGGATCCCTTTTTCATATCGATACACTTGGAGACTCGACTCCCTTTTATTCTCTGCAGATTTGGGGTGCCGAAGGAAGACTGGATTTGGAGATTCGGGATCGCTTCACGATGTTTCGAAGAATGTTGTGGCACTTTTTCCAATCGATCCAAACCGGAATCCCTTCCATCCCTCCCTCGGAAACCCTGGAAGCCATGAAGATCCTGATCGCGGGCCGAACATCCATCCAGCAAAAAAGAGAGGTGAAAATGGATGAAATCCGGCTATAA
- a CDS encoding Gfo/Idh/MocA family protein, giving the protein MSDHINSCLLVGSGRMAVEYAKVLQAMGVPFQTVGRGASSAEAFRQKTGASVIEGGLSSYLKKTKTRPAAAIVCTGIEALADATIQLIRHNVRHILVEKPGGLNTSELIQVKKESGKHIARVFIAYNRRFYASVQKAREWIEADGGLQSFHFEFTERSQAVATSSLPETVKQNWLLANSSHVIDLAFYLGGFPSRLHTFSSGSLPWHPSAAQFAGAGKTERGALFSYHADWAAPGRWSIDLRTAKRRLLLCPLEKLKVQWPGQDDWTSVLLSDERDRQFKPGLYRLTASFLFKEEDLLPKIDEHCQSCQTIYTKMVPPLRKEGNP; this is encoded by the coding sequence ATGTCCGATCACATAAATTCCTGTCTCTTGGTGGGAAGTGGGAGAATGGCGGTCGAGTACGCCAAGGTACTGCAAGCGATGGGAGTCCCTTTTCAGACGGTGGGGAGGGGAGCCTCCTCAGCGGAAGCCTTCCGTCAAAAGACAGGGGCGTCCGTCATCGAAGGGGGACTATCCTCCTATCTAAAAAAAACCAAAACACGACCGGCCGCAGCCATTGTCTGTACCGGGATTGAAGCGTTGGCGGATGCAACCATTCAGTTAATCCGTCATAACGTCCGGCATATTCTCGTGGAGAAGCCGGGGGGATTGAATACGAGTGAATTGATTCAAGTAAAAAAGGAGAGTGGGAAGCACATCGCCCGTGTTTTCATTGCGTATAACCGCCGTTTTTACGCATCCGTTCAAAAAGCCCGGGAATGGATCGAGGCGGATGGCGGCCTACAATCCTTTCACTTCGAGTTTACCGAGAGAAGCCAGGCTGTCGCTACCTCCTCCCTCCCGGAGACCGTCAAACAGAATTGGCTTTTGGCCAATTCCAGCCATGTGATTGACCTCGCCTTTTACCTCGGAGGATTCCCCAGCCGCCTGCACACTTTTTCCTCGGGCTCGCTCCCGTGGCATCCTTCCGCCGCACAGTTTGCAGGAGCGGGAAAAACTGAGCGGGGAGCTTTGTTTTCCTATCACGCCGATTGGGCGGCACCGGGGCGATGGTCGATTGATCTGCGAACGGCAAAACGGCGGCTTCTTCTTTGTCCGCTGGAAAAATTGAAGGTGCAATGGCCCGGACAGGACGATTGGACTTCGGTTCTCCTATCCGACGAGCGGGATCGCCAATTTAAGCCGGGCCTCTACCGTCTGACCGCTTCCTTCCTTTTCAAAGAAGAGGATCTACTTCCGAAAATCGACGAACACTGCCAATCCTGTCAAACGATCTACACCAAGATGGTTCCACCTCTCCGGAAAGAAGGGAATCCATGA
- a CDS encoding SDR family NAD(P)-dependent oxidoreductase translates to MKSGYKEQFQLKGKTALVTGALGILGRHFCQGLAEFGADIAVVDLDQNTCSRFARELEMRYGIRSKGYGCDLSSPDRVEEMIQKASTELGPIQILHNNAATKTDNPDAFYTSFEKFSPTIWRQVMAVNLDAMFYVAQSIGKRMIHNQTPGSVIQTSSIYGMLGPDPSLYRSSRYMGRAISTPTVYAASKAAVWGLTRNLATQWARYGIRVNMLTPGGVESGQNESFKRQYAKRTPLGRMAQPEEIVGALLFLASDASRYITGQNIVVDGGFSAW, encoded by the coding sequence ATGAAATCCGGCTATAAGGAGCAATTTCAACTAAAAGGAAAAACCGCCCTTGTCACCGGAGCGCTGGGTATTCTGGGGCGTCATTTCTGTCAGGGGTTGGCTGAATTCGGAGCGGATATTGCCGTCGTCGACTTGGATCAAAACACCTGTTCCCGATTCGCACGAGAATTGGAAATGAGATACGGAATTCGTTCCAAAGGGTACGGATGCGATTTATCGTCCCCTGATCGAGTGGAAGAAATGATCCAGAAAGCATCCACAGAATTGGGACCCATCCAGATTCTCCACAACAATGCAGCCACGAAGACGGATAACCCAGATGCGTTCTATACTTCATTTGAGAAGTTTTCCCCCACAATCTGGCGCCAAGTGATGGCGGTAAACCTGGATGCCATGTTTTATGTCGCTCAAAGCATAGGAAAGCGGATGATTCACAATCAAACTCCCGGATCGGTCATTCAAACCTCCTCGATCTATGGAATGTTGGGCCCGGATCCCAGCCTTTATCGGTCATCCCGATATATGGGGAGAGCGATCAGCACTCCGACCGTCTATGCCGCATCAAAGGCGGCTGTCTGGGGACTGACACGCAATCTGGCCACGCAATGGGCCCGTTACGGGATTCGGGTCAACATGTTGACTCCTGGGGGAGTGGAAAGCGGCCAAAATGAATCGTTTAAGCGTCAGTATGCCAAAAGAACACCGCTCGGCCGAATGGCGCAACCGGAAGAGATCGTCGGTGCTCTCCTCTTTCTAGCATCGGATGCCTCCCGTTATATTACCGGTCAAAACATCGTGGTAGATGGGGGATTCAGCGCATGGTAA
- a CDS encoding Gfo/Idh/MocA family oxidoreductase, with translation MVTKSVAIVGTGQIGRRHLESLARSEMQLIVYAVEPFSSALIQAKEIVQKTTSGCSRLVCCQNIHDLPDALDLVIVATTADVRRFAVEELLRGRRIPFLILEKVVFQDADSFSAVQRLIQEKKVQTWVNCPMRLHPFFRHLKEKMRLASRVTYHASGTRLGLGSNSIHHLDLFAYLTKHPIEQLFAEDLDPVVHPAKRPGFVEFTGTLRGRSSNGSITITSYDREGTPLTLFLDSDILRCAVHPLEGYVWLADERTGWRWERKDYPVLLQSQLTSRIVKDILTNGRSDLPTFEESLRLHLPLLRVLGEHHSQVTKKGGSVCPIT, from the coding sequence ATGGTAACCAAGAGCGTTGCAATCGTCGGAACCGGACAGATTGGAAGAAGACACCTGGAATCCTTGGCCAGGTCGGAGATGCAACTGATCGTTTACGCGGTTGAACCTTTCTCTTCCGCACTGATTCAAGCAAAAGAAATCGTTCAAAAAACGACCTCTGGGTGTTCACGCCTGGTCTGCTGCCAAAACATCCATGACCTTCCCGATGCCCTCGATCTGGTGATTGTCGCCACCACCGCCGATGTGAGGCGGTTCGCCGTGGAAGAACTACTGCGCGGCAGACGGATTCCCTTTCTCATTTTGGAAAAAGTGGTCTTTCAAGATGCGGATTCTTTCTCGGCTGTCCAACGGCTTATCCAAGAAAAAAAAGTTCAGACTTGGGTCAATTGCCCCATGCGCCTTCATCCCTTTTTCCGGCACTTAAAGGAAAAGATGCGCCTTGCTTCCCGTGTAACGTACCATGCGAGCGGGACACGGCTCGGATTGGGGAGTAATTCCATCCACCACTTGGATCTTTTCGCCTATTTGACTAAACATCCGATTGAACAGCTTTTTGCAGAAGATTTGGATCCTGTCGTCCATCCCGCCAAACGACCCGGATTTGTCGAGTTTACAGGTACCCTGCGGGGAAGGTCTTCCAATGGTTCCATCACGATCACTTCCTATGACCGCGAAGGGACCCCTCTGACCCTCTTTCTTGACAGCGACATCCTCCGATGCGCCGTTCACCCGCTGGAAGGATACGTGTGGTTGGCGGATGAGAGAACGGGATGGCGCTGGGAACGAAAGGACTATCCGGTTCTGCTTCAAAGCCAACTGACGAGCCGGATCGTAAAGGACATTCTAACCAATGGCCGTTCCGACCTCCCCACTTTTGAAGAATCCCTCCGTCTTCACCTTCCTCTATTACGGGTGTTGGGAGAGCACCATTCCCAAGTGACCAAAAAGGGGGGATCCGTATGTCCGATCACATAA